The window GTATCTGTTCTCGGATCCGGATCCGTATCTGGATCTGGATTACGGGAGTGTTGATCCGAAGGTGGAATCGTTGGAGCAGAACAGCTCCGGCACTGATGGTGTTGTTCCGGTGGAGAATCATACGGTTAGGGTTCCGACGGTGAATGAGAATTGCTTTGAATTGGATTTCACCGGAGGATCTAAAGGCTTTGCTTATGGTGGTGGTTACAATTGCATCAGTCACAGTGTAAGCTTCtccttaatttaattaattattctttaatCACTCTGATTAGTtttataatacttaaaaaaacaaaaaaaaaattggttagcTCTTTAGGGTTACgacttttaatgactttttaattattaatttatttggagCTAATGATTGGGTGACCAAAATCTAGGGTTATAAAGTGAGTAACATGTGTTAATTAATGTGTTAATTATCCAACTCTAtcttaatcaaataatttttgtctatattgttaatttaatcGGAACATGCATAGGCTAAGTATGTATGTAGGCAAAGTCAAAGAATTGTTTTTGATACTTATGGTTGTTATTGCAGGTCTCATCATCGTCGATGGAAGTGGGAGTGGTACCAGATGGTGGATCCGTGGCTGATGTTTCGTATCCTTACGGTGGTTCTGCAACCAGTGGAGCTGATCCGGGGAGCCAGAGGGCTGTTCCGTTGACTTCGGCTGAGAGAGAGGCGAGGGTGATGAGGTacagagagaagaggaagaacaggaAGTTTGAGAAGACCATAAGGTATGCTTCACGGAAAGCGTACGCGGAGATGAGACCGAGGATCAAGGGGCGGTTTGCGAAGCGGACGGATACGACTGAGAGCAACGATGCGGTTGCCCATGGAGGTATCTTTAGTGGGTTCGGACTTGTACCTACATTTTAGATattgagagagggagagggagagagggagagagggagagagagagagatggttgatgtttgttttagtaataaggTTTTTAATTAACGAACGTTTATTTTAAAcgagttgtttgttttttttttttgttgatgagtACTTTTTAGTTTGTTGTGGGAGAGAGGCGGAGAATTGAGTGGGTGGTGTTTATATGTaacttgtttttgtatatattatgtgattttgaatatgttttttttgtgtgtgtatgtgatTGTGCATTTAGAACCAAccaatatatttgttaaaatatactccctctctctcataaagattgattttttgggatatttttttgtcccataaagattgatgttttgtaaacttcaagaagtaatcattgaaaatatttaaaattttgaattgttattggtttaaaattaaataatatctctttagtcaaagaaaaaaatatatttaaactcaataatGATTGTTTTTACACATTCTTGTGTAAAAGATTACTGGTTTTAGTACATGGCAAAAGAACAATTACATTATTGAAGTTAAGACctggaaagaaaataaaacttatacaTCAAACGATACAAATCAGACGAGGCAAAATCTCAAGAGACTAAATAGTTCAAAGTAAAATGAAGACAGAGACAATTATATATCCAGAAGATGATTCTGAAGTTAGTGTATGTTTTAGTAAGAGATAGAGGGAACGCTACTTGCCTTGCTAGCGGAGGAATCGCTATGAACTTCGTTTGGCTTTCGATTCTTTTCACTGGTTGATCCGCTCTGTTCTAAGGAACTGGTGTGTGACTGTGTTGCTGTGACCGGCTTCTTTGCAATGATATGGTCCAAGTCATTATCTACTGTGATCTTCCTTTGGTTAGGTACTTTGACTGAGCTCTTGGCCTCTGAGTCACTACGGATTGCGATTGGCATTTGATTCTTTTCCCCGGCTAAACCACTCTGTTCCGAAGAAACGCTGCGTTCTGCTTCTGTAAACGCGGTTGGCTTTTGGTTCAAGCTGTCGTTGCTTCTAGCTTCGGTCGGCTTTTGGTTCAGGCTTTCACTGCTACTAGCTGCAATAGACTTTTTGTTTGAGCTTTCATCGCTTCTACCTGCAATAGGCTTTTGGTTTGAGCTTTCATCGCTTCTGGCAATTGGCTTCTGGTTTGAGATTTCATTGCTTCTAGCTGTAACTGGCTTCTGGTTCAGGCTTTCACTTTCAGTGTTGCGGTCCATATCCCTGTGTACTGCAGTATGGTCTTGATTGGTTTCTTTGGCTGAGTTCTTGTGGTCTGAGTCATTTATAACAGCGATCTCCCCCTGATTTACATCCTCAGATGAGCTGGAACCATTGTTGTTAGCAGTCTTTCTCTCCAAGAAACGTACAACTACACATGTAATATTATCTGCACTTCCTCTCCTTATTGCTTCACCCACAAGTTTCTTCGAAGACTCTTCCGGTTCTTCAACTTCCTTCACCACTGCAACTGCTTCCTGCAAACACCATCGAGATCTCAGTCATTGAGACTGATGTGAAACTCATCGTAACAGTTATGTTCGTCCTAAGAACTCAAATTCACAAACCTCATTGGAGAAAACATCCCATAGTCCATCACTTGCAAGGATCAGAAACTCAAGAGAATCATCAATCTTCTCTTCCTGAAGTTGTTGAAGACATGACCTTAATCAAACACAAGTACATTGTATGGTAGATAGAGTTCAATATGAAAGtgaagttgtgtgttttatataCCTGAATCTCTGGATCAGCAACAACATACTGTTTCAGCAGTCTATCACCAAAAGCGCGAGAAACTGCAAGAACTCCTCCAACTCTCCAAGTCCCTACTCATTATGAAGAGATATTAGGACTATGCACAAAATGTGGAAAATAATATAACAGTTTCTTGTTACCTGCCCACATCACAAAACCACCAGCATTCTCAATCCGTTCACGCTCATCACTTTGGTCAGGTTTATGGTCTCTTGACACAGCAAAAGCTACAAGAGCACATGAATCACAttgttcaaagaaaaatacatttacatGATAATAAGAGTTATTGGACCATATTATCAAGAGAGGTACAGAGTAATCATTTTATACCATTTCCACCTCGACATATAACAGCTCTGGAATCACCAACATTTGCAACAAGTAAACGATCACCAACGAGAATAGCTGTGGAGGCAGTTGAACCAGCATCTCTAGTTTGACTATTTTCTGACTTGAGAAGTTCAGAGTCTGTATGAGTATAAGCATCagctggaaaaaaaattaacaaagcaAATACAACACAAATTAAGAATAGACAGATCAAACAATAATAAGTCATTATGCACCAAAAGAACTTGGAAGTAAACCTATTGcagatttggtatcagagatGAACTTAGGATGAGTAATAAGATTGCTGAAAAGATGACGCTTCACATACTCAGCTGCTCTGGCTCCACCATGGCCTGCAAGAACAGtaagaaaagataaatatatactttactCTTTCCTATATATAAACCTAATCTAGGTCATCCGGACATATATGAATATAGTCAAGTGCAGTGATGAGGAAAGTTCATATTGAGAGAGGGGGGACAAGAATACCATCGAAGACGCCAAATAGACCAACGATTTCGCCATCGATACCATCGATCCTCGTCTCAAAAAAGTCTTCCATAGATGATCTCTTCCCAGCTGAGCTTGCATATCCATAGCTGAATTTTCCATTCTGACTGCAGTTAAAAAAACTCATGTTAAGTAAAACGTcgcaaatgtaaaaaaaaacaagtatctCCAAACCAGAAACAGAGTTCTACATGGCTTTTCATTCAAGTAACCTcgattcaaacaaaataaaggcCAAACTGATTAACCACAAGCTTTAAAACtccgaaagaaaacaaatagaaaatcATGTCGCTAGCTGCCAGAAGAGATAAGTTTGAATTGAAACACAAGGAATCAAAGCAAACTTAACCTTAGACCGCCTCCGCTTGCAGGAGCTTCAACAACCCGCATTTGATTCGAATACGATAACGCCAAGTCCATATATCCCATTTTTATTTGCAGGGATCTCAAATACTACTCTTCAAACACAGTAGTACTAATCTAGAATTTAAACAATAGACGAGAGTTTTAGAAAATAAGgagaaaaatcaaaggaaaccTGAGGAAGAAGAATTGGAGAGGAGAAAAAGGGGTAGAAGATTGAGAGATTTGTCCATGGGTGGTGGAAGAGAAATAGCgtaagaaaccaaaaaaggaaacagaaaGCAGTGAGCGGTGTTACGTGTTCCGGAAGCAACGGTGTTTAGCATTTCCCGGAGTCAAGTGTTCTTGCTAATTATAGAAAGCGTTTATGGACTTTCAGAAGTCAAAAAGCTcggatattttattttaatgaatatttaGACGAAATCTatgttcatttttgtttcttttgttttgtttttttaatagttttacgAGTTTATTTTCCATGACcattttgttgtttctcataATATGAAAATTGAGAAATAACAATGATACACTCAAAACCAAccattattatattatacaacTAGGGTATACTTATAAAAGTTGGTACGACTTGAACGaataagttgacaaaaaaagtcCAAAGGATAGATGAGCTTAAGATTCTCATTCACGTATTTTTAGCTTTTTCATCCACACACGGGTCCATGTATACTTTCGCTACGCGATAATCGGAGAGGACTAGCTCCCGGCCGCCGAGCGTTTAGGGAAGCTCCATGACTAGCATCAGttgatttcttgaaattaaCCATACCTTCGAAAACACTCATACATTGTCTTCTCTGCTATGTTTTCGAAGGCatgattgatttcaaaaaaaatcaaaaatcaagtGATGAGTCAGTGACACAATGCAGGGGCGGTTGGGATGTGTTTCAGAGGTTGAAATAGCGAAAAAGACAAGAGGAGGCGGAtccagaaatatatttaatatgggACACTAGtgtaactaataattaaattagagggcacttaactaaattttacactatattgaagaaagaaagaaaaaaaaatagagtggggAACATGCCACACCCAAACTCGACCTGCATCCGCCACTCTGAGGCTACTGAGACCTCCTAATGTAGTAAAGGATAGAAAGGAGAATAATCGTAACTAGATGAGGAAgataatgtttttattgttctttAAGATGGGCAATTCTAAAGCTGTTTGATACTAAGATgcctaaaaatatatgatactaaaatacaatattagCATTTACTACTCGGAAAACCATATAATCAAAATtatagaagtcaaattaatcaaatatagtTATAGTATAGACAAAATGCAACTTATATCTTACCGTAATAAAGagatattataaacaaaaaaaacttctaaaatttcctatattatgaaataaaagaaGTATAACTCAAGGTGGCTTAACCTCTTCCAACCCGCTAGCCGAAAAGACACCCGTTCAAGCATCTCTCCCTCTCCATTTATTTTGCACGACAAAAAAACCATTCTTCCTTTTTAGTCATCTCATACCCTATGATGGTAAGAGCATGGCCTCCAGGTTGTGGATTGGGTACACCATAAATTTCCTGAAATCGTTTGGCATAAATTGAAGGTTTTGTTCGTtgctaaatatataatattgtagTTTTGGAATCTAAGTTAATTCCTTAACTTACCTCCTTAAGTTTCCTAAGACCTTCATATATATCAATTGCTATACCTACAAGACCTTTGTCCATCTTCTTGGCAATATGCTCACAAGTTGCATTTTATACTTCAATAAACCTACCTTCAATAGCACACGCTTTACCAACTCActctacaaaatatatataaaacatgataattatgtttaaacttataaacattggtatgtaaaacaaaagaacaaacacacacacacacatatatatatataaattaagaatatatgtCAATAGATgtttaccttcttctttttatcatttttttcgaTTCCCTTGAGAAATATATGGTACATTGCTTTCCTCAGAGAACCAACAACCATATCCTCTATTTTCAACTTCTTAGCGTCACTCTCACCTGGTTTCATTTTCAccttttcaacaaaatcatctatATCCAAAACCTTTTGTTGAGCAATGAATCATCTATTCGATGCATGTTGTAGGTATACTCaagtatttttttccaaaaacaactgcCCTACAAATAGCtgcatttgaaaacaaaatttaatcttatcaatttaaaccaaataaattatatttgaatTCACTATTGAAgttcaaatacaacaaacaaaacactcaAACTAATTTGGCATATTTAAGTATGCACAAAAGTTTAAACTTAATATTGATACCTTTTAGTTGTGTGATAATTTTACTAAAGTTTTGTGTGAATGACTTCCTGATAGGATATCTACCATCATCCCAAAATCCTAataaaaaatgtagaaaaatgatatataaatgagaaagttaaaaaaacaaacgagAATTATTaagtaaaatactttttttacatgtaatgAAAGTTCATCAATTGTTATTGTGACTGATGTTAAATTATAACTTTTGTATCGGTTATAAATAAGtaattcaaattaatattatttaaattttgatacaaATTAATTGATGCAattaaccattttatttgtaGTGTAGTGACTATAGTTATCTATGACATAACTTCATAATTATGTTTTGCTATATTTATGGTATGTGTATTATATTAATGAATACCACAAAGAAACTTCGGCCACACGAGTTAGAGATACTTAAAGTGAAATTGGTGTTTGCCTCAAGCTTATGAGTGTTGTAACCTTcatttgaaatttcaaatcttGTCACATTTTAATGCATATATATTGTAGATGCAAATATTGAGGATGTTAGTATTTGAAGACTACTTTAACTTGAACTAAGATACCAATAAAAGAAActctttcaaaaacaaataattatgatTTACATAAAACTCTCTATTAAAACAAGATAATGTCTCCATTAACCAATAAAACATGACAAAGTCAATTAAGTAAAATCCATGAAAACAAGACAAGAGTAACAAAACCTAATATGACCTGCACACCAAAATATATTCCTTACAAAGCCAAATTACTTAACCAAACTAACAAGATAGACTATTAGACATGTTTtgtacaaagattttttttgttaaaaagtgtGAATCCATAGGCAACAATGATTAGAACATGTCTAAGAAAACTCAAGGTGGCTCCATATGGTAACTTCAAAGTGTAGATTCCATAAAACATTTTTACATAAACCATACTAAGTTTCAATACTTAATCATATATTGATCTACTATAAAGCATATGAAAATTGAGTTGTTTTACTTACATATTCAAGTGCAAAAAAACTCCAGTTCCATATGCACAAATATACCAACAAGACCTTTCGTTTCCAACAAACTTACGATGTCATCAAGAGTTGCAttggttttgtaataaaatCTCTTTTCACTCTAAACATGTTTGTCTGAGATTATATTACAcatatcaatataataattattcatatttttaaatatagtttttgaaataagctatatacacaaataaataattagaatcGGATCAGagactaagaaaaaaaatctatattataaGCTTTTATGCAATTACATTCTTCCGAAGTCATTTTCAAGTCATTTCTTACGAATGTACTAGATAGATTTAATGAGGGAAACAATTGTCAAACCTTCTTTTTCTGCTCCACCACCCTTTTACGCttagctttttttatttttttcgtcaTGCTTTGACTATGCTAATGAGACCTTCCATTGACAAAGACTTTCGCTTGACAGCATTTTAAATATTCATGTTGTATATGAATTCCAATTTATGTAGAACTCTCGCCTAGCAATCATTTGCATTCAAATATAacacaattattaatttatattatattaaggAATTTGGTAGAAGCaatctaaaaagaaaactttaattaaCTCAGTAACCATTATAACCATCATTCTATGATATTGTTTGTATTATCTATAATAACGATAGTTTTGCAAAAGTACATTATCAACAACCAACACAATGTTTCTCTCACGTGCATTTACTTCTCATTTATATATGCACATTCTCCcttctcatttttcttttttcttattttttctcattttcttattcatgtctcatttattcatttatagtTTACAACAAAATCCATTTTCACAAATTATTTCGATTTCACAATATTACTTAAAATAGacattttcttatatgttttatttgattttttcatcaatcaattttaacTCAATTTGTAACTAAACTAATGTAATTATTTCTACTATATAGAATACAACAACATTCTATTCCATTTATTTAGCTTCCtcgtttgttttcatttctcGACTCATCCATTTCTTATTCTCTCCGTCTCGGCTAACTTGCGGCGGCCAGGAATTGATTGTGATTCAGGGTGTGCACAGTGTGGGGCTGAGGAGAAATCGATAAACCATGCTATTTTTTTGTGTCCCTCGACCAGATAGGTTTGGGCTTTAGCCCATGTACCGGTGGGACCAAATTATTTTCCGACGGAGTCAGTGTTTGCCAATGTAGATCACTTTCTGGATCCTAACAACCCAGGTTCCCAGGTAGCGACTCTCCCTTGGCTCATGTGATATATTTGGAAAGTAATAATTGCTCGAGTTTTCAAGAATTAGGATGTACAGCCTGACGAGGTTGTCCGGTTAGCGGAAGATGAGGCAAAGACCTGGCAACAGGCTCTGGAGAAGGTTGAGGATGAGGGTCTCCAATCGGCTCACATCGGTCTTACCCCTTGAAGCAGGGGGAGCACAATTTCTCTTCCACTGGTTTATACAAGTTATTGGTGTTTCATCGATGGATCTTGCAAAGCGTCTGATGATTTTGCAGGTGCAGGATAGTTTTGTACTTCTTTCTGTGGTTTGTCATCAACTATAGGCACCACCAATTACCAGTGTAGTCTCTCCCTGTTACatgcagaagtagaagctttTATTTAGGTCATGCGGTGCATGATTGGGCATGATTACCGAGATGTGATGTTCTTTACGGATAACTCAGATTTGGTTAATATAGTGTATTCTCCTCAAAATTGGCTAGCCTTCTCGACATACCTAGACGACATCAATATGGAAAAGACagagttttcttccttttctttatctcATGTTCCTTGAACTGCAAATGTTAGTGCAGATTCCTTGGCATGCAAGGTGCGCACAGTTCCACAACATGTTctgtttataaacaattttcctTCTAACTGGCACTAGTAAAAATGTATTGTATAGCCACTTCACTGTCACAGTCACTCCGTGGCTTTTTTCAAAATAGTGACGAAACAGTCACATAAAGTCACGGAAAAAAACAGCAAAAACGTGACAAAGATGTGGTATTACCGTGGTTAAAATAGTCACGATATAGTCACATAAGTGACTATCACTTAAATTGCCACGAAAAATTCACGTTAAATTCGTGACAACAAAGCCACGAAGTAAAAATGTGATAAAATGGTGACAATATAAGCAGGCCCGTTTCTAGGGGTGGCAAGTGGGGAAAATTCGTAAGGATCCAAAATGTTTTGTGTCTTTGTGCACGGTGTAAAAATCGAAAGCAGAGAGATGCAAAAACTGTTTCTAGCCATCTTTTTCGAGTTGGATTTAAGGGAAACTACTATGTTTGGTCAAGCCATGGAGAATGTTACTATGATGCTGGTGAATCCTCGAGAGCAAATCATTTTTCCGGTGAAGAAGTAATATGGGATGAACAACACACAAATTTCACGACTGGTAATGATGAGAATTATCCATATGCAAATGTTAATGAGGGGCAAGACGAATCATCAGCCCATGTAAACAACCAACGAAGAGCCATATCATGATAGCGTTTTTCAAGCAGCCAATCAACCTCTTTACGATGGGTGTACTGAAGGAATTTCTCAACTATATCTTGCTTCACGTATGATGAAAGCAAAAAGCGATTACAATATGGTAGAGGCATGTGTGGATGAGCTATCACAGACAATCAAAGATGCTTTGCCCAAGCCAAATGCAGCTCCTGCATCATATTACGAGACAAAGAAGTTGACAGGAGCACTTGGGATGCCTGttgaaaaaattgatgtttgtgAGGATAACTGCATGCTCTTCTGGAAGGAGGATCGATCACTTCtatgttgttggttttgtggTAAAGATAGATACCATCCAAACaatggaaaaggaaaaagtcGACCAAAACAGAGGATGTTTTATATGCCAATAATAGAGCGGTTAAAGCGGTTATACCAAGTAGAGACAACTGCATCTCAAATGTGATGGCACGCTGAGCATTTGTCTCCTGAAGGAGAAATGCATCACCCCTCAGATTAACAGCATGGAAGCATTTTAATCAGGTTTATCCTCAATTCGCAGCTGAAAGTCGCAATATATATCTTGGTTTGTCAACAGATGGATTTAACCCAATTGGTATGAATGGTGAAGCACATTCAGTTTGGCCTGTGATTGAAACTCCTTATAATTTGCCCCTTGGTATGTGTATgaaaagagaatattttttcttgtcgATATTAGTTCTTGGGCCAAAACATCCAAAGAAAAGTCTAGACATCTATCTTCAGCCATTAATTGAAGAATTGAAGAGTTTGTGGAGTGATGGTGTTGAAACGTATGatatatcaaagaaacaaaaatttacgATGAGAGTCGCATTGATGGACAATCAGTGATTTTCCAGAATATGGCATGGTCTTTGGTTGGATGACGCATGTCCATACTGTCTCGACGAGACACAATCGTTTTGGTTACAAAATGAAAGGAAGCATAGTTGGTTCGATTGCCATAGAAAGTTTTTGCCTCAAGATCATCCTTATAGACGAAATGTGCAAGCATTTAGAAGAGACAAAGCAATTACAGAAGATCCTCCACCATGGTTGAGTGGAGAAGAAGTTCTATACGAAAGAATAAATAACATTGTTGGGTTATCAAAAACAGTCGATTGTGGAGGAAATGGACATGAGAAGCCTGCTAGAACTGTAAATGGATATGGGGTCCATCATAATTGGGTCAAAAAGAGTATAATTTGGGAGTTGCGTACTAggaaaatcttcttcttcgacacAACCTTGATTTCATGCATGTTGAGAAAAATTTCTTTGATAATTTCATCAACACAGTATTAAATATTCCAGGAAGGACAAAAGACAACATAAAATCAAGGTTGGATCTCTTAGCATTGTGTAGAAGATCGAGCCTTCATCTACAACAAGACGGAACGATGCCTGTGCCAAACTTTAGGCTATCAAACGAAGGTAAACGAGAATTCCTTCtatggttaaaaaataatataaaatttctagATGGGTATGCATCGAAGTTTGGTCGTTGTGTTGACATAAATCATTGGAAGTTATCGGGTTTGAAAAGTTATGATTGTCACGTTATTATGCAACGACTTCTCCCATTTGCATTTTTGGAACTTCTTCCAAAAAATGTTCACACGGCAATGTTAGGTAATACATTAGATGTTATTTATGTACTTTAATTTGATAAAAGACTAATGTCTGTTATTATATATGTGTAGATATTGCACTATTCTTTCGAGATATATCAGCAAAGATTTTACGAAATGAAGATGTTACTCTTTTGAAAGCAAATATCGCGGTGAAGCTTTGTAACTTAGAGAAAATATTTCCTCCATCGTTCTTTGATGTTATGGAACACCTTCCCGTCCACCTTCCAGATGAAACTGCTTTAGGTGGTCCAGTtcaatataggtggatgtatccaTTTGAGGGATACATGTATCATTTGAAAAAGAAACTCAAGAACAATGCACACATTTCAGGTTCAATAGTAGCACAATGTCTGAACGAAGAGATTTCAAATGCATCAGCAAATTACTTTGGACATCCAGAAGTTAAAGATGAACCAATAGGTCATGGAGATATTCGATTTACATATGATTATCCAGATGTGCCGAGCTTGTTTTATCATGAAGGTCGAGTTGGTGGGAAAACAACTAATAAATGGTTAATAGATGATGACTACGCCGTGCTCCAAACGTTTATGTTGATTTACATTGGTTTCAGTTTCTATGGATAACATGTTTAATTTCagaattaaaacttttttgCTTACAAAAACAGGGTGTTTGAAGAGTATATGGCAGAGCGTAACCCGGAAATTACTAGTAACAAACTGCGGATAGCGAAAGACCAACACTTTGCGCAATGGGTTAAAGACTATGTGAGTTTATTTAAGTGATTACTCAGGTTgttattctataaaaaaaattgcaagttaattaaaaatattaactatGGCATTCAATTTGCAGATTAACAATGCAACCGAGTCATACGAATTTCCCTTATGGATGTTAGATTTCGTACAAGGTCCAAAACGTAGTTATTCATCATGGCCTATATATTTCTCAAGAGGATATTGTTTCCACACACATAACCATGGACAAGGTAAGAAAATCCAACAATACGGCGTTTGTGTTCGTGGAACGACCGACATGGATTATTACGGGCTAATAGAGGAGATCATGATTGAATACCATGGTGCTGTTGGATTGAAGGCTATGATTTTCAAATGCAGGTGGTTTGATACAACAGAATGTCAGGGAATGCGCAAACATCCAACAAGCATTATCGGTGTTTCACCACGCAAACAATACCGTAAATATGATCTATTTGTATTAGCTAGTAACTGTGATCAAGTATGTTTTATTCCTTATCCACGTGTGCATCGTAACTCCACAACTGATTGGTGGGCTTGTACGAAAGTTATGCCTCGCGAGAGATGTGAAACATCTGATATTTCTCCAATTGCATTACAAGATGATACACATAATCATGTGGTAGCACCAAGTTCAATGATGCGAgttgaaatacattttgttgCAGACGCTTCTGACTATGATATGTTGCCGGTGTCTCCTCCTAATGATGAATACGTATTAGAAGATTTGTGTGATTATTCTGATTCTGATACTGATTCTGATGTTGATTATGGTTCTAGTTAAGTTTAGTTCAATTCTAGTGTTTGGAATTCAATTCTCTGTTTGGACATTAATATTTAGTTGTATAATCAAATTTGTTCTCTGTTTAGAATTcaattctctgttttgttctatCTATCCTgcagtttttttggttaagatGGTGATATTGGTTGTGTCATGTCATGGAGCAGAGACAACACATTTATTAAATGTGTTGTTTATCACCTCTGCATAAATCTATGGGGATAAGCTCGGTTACTCAACTAGGATTCTTTCACATGTAAATTTGTTTCATTATATATTCAAACTCAATATAGTGTTTAAGAACACATGTTATCGTGTCTTTCTAAAACGGATAGGAAGATTCTTGTGCCTTGAGCTCAGCCATGTAGACATTctgattttcaaaaatctttaagTTTGATGTTGTGAAAGTAAGTACCgaagttcttttttgtttctttgattatCTCACTTTGTTTCTTGTGTTGCAGATATCGTATAATTACACACAGTTTTGAGCTTTGTTTTCCTGTTTTTCGTTATTTTATTGTACTTCTTGGAACTTTTGTATAAAATAGTGTAGTCAATAATATAGTTTAAGGCTCTGTTAGATTCCAGTAGAGCACAtgttaatcatatatatttttctatacgAACACATGTTTttctatatgaacacatgttTTTCTATACGTTATcgtgttttaatttaatattatgcTTTGTAAGTTTT is drawn from Camelina sativa cultivar DH55 chromosome 8, Cs, whole genome shotgun sequence and contains these coding sequences:
- the LOC104706812 gene encoding zinc finger protein CONSTANS-LIKE 4-like; this encodes MASKLCDSCKSATAALYCRPDAAFLCLSCDSKVHAANKLASRHARVWICEVCEQAPAHVTCKADAAALCVTCDRDIHSANPLARRHERVPVTPFYDSVSSDGSVKHTAVNFLDDCYFSDLGGNGSREEEEEEAASWLLLPNPKTTTTTTTTTTVAAKEVPGDSPEMNTGQQYLFSDPDPYLDLDYGSVDPKVESLEQNSSGTDGVVPVENHTVRVPTVNENCFELDFTGGSKGFAYGGGYNCISHSVSSSSMEVGVVPDGGSVADVSYPYGGSATSGADPGSQRAVPLTSAEREARVMRYREKRKNRKFEKTIRYASRKAYAEMRPRIKGRFAKRTDTTESNDAVAHGGIFSGFGLVPTF
- the LOC104706813 gene encoding probable protein phosphatase 2C 71; its protein translation is MGYMDLALSYSNQMRVVEAPASGGGLSQNGKFSYGYASSAGKRSSMEDFFETRIDGIDGEIVGLFGVFDGHGGARAAEYVKRHLFSNLITHPKFISDTKSAIADAYTHTDSELLKSENSQTRDAGSTASTAILVGDRLLVANVGDSRAVICRGGNAFAVSRDHKPDQSDERERIENAGGFVMWAGTWRVGGVLAVSRAFGDRLLKQYVVADPEIQEEKIDDSLEFLILASDGLWDVFSNEEAVAVVKEVEEPEESSKKLVGEAIRRGSADNITCVVVRFLERKTANNNGSSSSEDVNQGEIAVINDSDHKNSAKETNQDHTAVHRDMDRNTESESLNQKPVTARSNEISNQKPIARSDESSNQKPIAGRSDESSNKKSIAASSSESLNQKPTEARSNDSLNQKPTAFTEAERSVSSEQSGLAGEKNQMPIAIRSDSEAKSSVKVPNQRKITVDNDLDHIIAKKPVTATQSHTSSLEQSGSTSEKNRKPNEVHSDSSASKASSVPSISY